Proteins encoded by one window of Glycine soja cultivar W05 chromosome 15, ASM419377v2, whole genome shotgun sequence:
- the LOC114385950 gene encoding F-box/LRR-repeat protein At3g48880-like: MDNSKSAAMKGVWRNDLWSTEILITIFMSVNIVDLAVASLVCKMWNTACRDPSLWGKIDLSTLNNSYFFNIPNNQPGAYKRTSGKITQFLKTPNLKQLVLPRKGDFSRKAVHMAMKSWGGLESINISSGVPTDYIFPAIHEYCKSVNGIKFHCEFEEKHAEALIESTPNLKVFSIRSTVVSMKALRSVLTSVEHLEAVNIYHSFIMDMSHDEFSIFAIQDLRKYLPPSKGYLL; this comes from the exons ATGGATAATAGCAAGTCAGCTGCAATGAAAGGCGTCTGGAGGAACGATCTTTGGTCAACTGAGATTCTAATAACAATATTCATGAGCGTCAACATTGTGGACCTTGCAGTTGCCTCACTGGTCTGCAAAATGTGGAACACAGCTTGTCGTGACCCATCTCTTTGGGGAAAAATTGATTTATCCACACTCAACAACTCATACTTTTTCAACATACCAAATAATCAACCAGGAGCTTACAAGCGTACAAGTGGAAAAATTACTCAATTCTTAAA GACCCCAAATCTGAAACAACTAGTTCTACCAAGGAAAGGTGACTTTTCAAGAAAAGCAGTGCATATGGCAATGAAGTCATGGGGAGGCCTTGAGTCCATTAACATTAGCTCTGGTGTCCCCACTGATTACATATTTCCTGCAATTCACGAATACTGTAAGAGCGTCAATGGGATCAAATTCCATTGTGAATTTGAAGAAAAGCACGCAGAAGCCTTGATTGAATCTACCCCTAACTTGAAGGTGTTCAGCATTCGGTCCACGGTAGTGAGCATGAAGGCTTTGAGGAGTGTGCTCACTTCCGTGGAACATTTGGAGGCAGTGAATATCTATCACAGCTTCATTATGGATATGTCGCATGATGAATTCAGTATTTTTGCAATTCAAGATCTACGTAAGTATCTGCCCCCATCAAAAGGTTATCTATTGTGA